From Toxorhynchites rutilus septentrionalis strain SRP chromosome 2, ASM2978413v1, whole genome shotgun sequence, a single genomic window includes:
- the LOC129769951 gene encoding flap endonuclease 1 → MGIKGLSQLIADVAPFAVKEGEIKNFFGRKVAIDASMCLYQFLIAVRAEGAQLTSVDGETTSHLMGTFYRTIRLLENGIKPVYVFDGKPPDLKSGELSKRAEKREEAQKALDKATEAGATEDIDKFNRRLVKVTKQHSNEAKELLKLMGVPYVDAPCEAEAQCAALVKSGKVYATATEDMDALTFGSNILLRHLTFSEARKMPVQEFNYEKLLKGFELSRDEFIDLCILLGCDYCDTIRGIGPKKAIELINKHRSIEKILENIDTKKYIVPEDWNYQQARQLFKEPDVANPEEIELKWGEPDEEGLVKYLCGDRQFNEDRIRGGAKKILKTKSTATQGRLDSFFKVLPSTPSQKRKPEEKKTPAAKKAKTGAKPGRKPK, encoded by the exons ATGGGAATTAAAGGGCTTTCGCAATTGATAGCGGATGTTGCTCCGTTTGCGGTGAAAGAgggagaaattaaaaatttcttcG GAAGAAAAGTGGCGATCGATGCCTCCATGTGTTTGTACCAATTTCTCATTGCCGTGAGAGCAGAAGGTGCCCAGCTAACATCGGTCGATGGCGAAACCACGTCCCATTTGATGGGCACATTTTATCGTACTATTCGATTGCTGGAGAATGGAATCAAACCAGTTTACGTTTTCGACGGTAAGCCTCCAGATCTTAAATCCGGTGAGTTGAGCAAGCGTGCCGAGAAACGCGAAGAAGCTCAGAAAGCGTTAGATAAAGCAACGGAAGCGGGCGCTACCGAGGACATTGATAAGTTTAACAGACGTTTGGTCAAGGTCACCAAGCAACACTCGAATGAAGCAAAGGAGCTTTTGAAACTGATGGGGGTTCCGTATGTGGATGCGCCCTGTGAAGCTGAGGCCCAATGTGCAGCCTTGGTGAAAAGCGGAAAAGTTTATGCCACAGCTACCGAGGATATGGACGCTCTTACcttcgggtctaatattttgctgcGGCATCTAACATTCAGTGAGGCACGCAAAATGCCGGTACAGGAGTTCAACTACGAGAAGCTACTGAAAGGTTTTGAACTAAGCCGTGACGAATTCATCGATCTGTGCATTCTGCTTGGATGCGATTATTGTGACACCATTCGTGGAATAGGTCCGAAGAAGGCCATCGAACTTATTAATAAACATCGGTCGATCGAGAAGATTCTTGAAAATATCGAtactaaaaaatatattgttcccGAGGATTGGAACTACCAGCAGGCTCGCCAATTGTTCAAAGAACCTGATGTGGCGAATCCCGAGGAGATTGAACTGAAATGGGGAGAACCGGATGAGGAAGGTTTGGTAAAATATCTGTGTGGTGATCGTCAATTCAATGAGGATCGAATCAGAGGTGGAGCCAAGAAAATCCTGAAAACAAAGTCAACCGCAACTCAAGGTCGTCTTGATTCGTTTTTTAAGGTGCTTCCCTCGACACCTTCCCAAAAACGTAAACCCGAAGAAAAGAAGACTCCGGCGGCAAAGAAGGCTAAAACAGGAGCAAAACCTGGCCGCAAACCAAAGTAG
- the LOC129769949 gene encoding integrator complex subunit 8 produces MMDVLKPKTVPLCEETILWFEFLLKPNLLLKHLSNPAPDPSPTELITQFLSIAPENQSQNELNSPEADSMNKNEGLKYSKKQLALKILALKVAAYLRWDLDVMEKNLPLQRQIQLLSDLCSVTAGKTVSLPLSLVHECPIIGPEGSKHSLNFALTLYHRWVLRAQVIRGSVAKTNKPYTHITGVPDSASYSMRDDSFINSLEPFTNISIDFLNQVIVDPDPFRILTYDSFVALDAHTECLQQRFDTAIAISKAELKAQICFDLCLYYLYVQKYELAKQNILLSKDNFYQMKQEYSRGLSRTYLFCSVDEEQLHGYLLACGVTGEPEGLLQRLNESVVNHYSEVISILKEDNIRREIPMTQRKILELNVEGFVSMGSPEASTNDQKELELSVVALNVIRHVLDGDDILGCNVALQKYKQQQLKLVELMLMYVDEQFEEFGLSDRELLKKYFIQTISFSCNSDGVESLIKVYHKLISIQEFEDLKKQKTKDDVQFTGIGIMADWSVNDSKVPSLEVGTYERQLITCTHASGVRKMLVKLAGMNPTKPLWKINPSWSIPSPMKQILMSLQRGFFQDFAYILVGKSRELAARKDYSAAIALLTCLKSETARTDLSGNPLVLKLGKMAAWEGLLIQIQQILEEWPKKPTDQIQLVRNCKQCLNASTNNDVAPRAKILEHCAAILLNLNDWNSLLTPDKRFPALELSASVAQAFLDIEKFKGTKKNSRDAWDLILPMFINPQSSRQRHPTDNTGMLQSFLAKLRDPLVISIVLSLLTKLHNILKDETNLDLNAEYMFLWPANVNNPAIYSIKMVDETLNNLLQQSLKYYSNNIPWIKLKGDIEYSNGNHEAAMHYYVTALVSGSEYCTIHLQRPLMDDFIIRRMIKCSSTLGCFMQAAVLCQFLDETDYGLAFKNVGEKTASFSDAMDSYYGCIWDPTLLEFIVNWHLKKGEHKRRLQAISYLGQLELNANNNEEIKREAAAIRKARFLRSLAKQYML; encoded by the exons ATGATGGATGTTCTTAAGCCTAAAACTGTTCCTCTCTGTGAGGAAACTATTCTGTGGTTCGAATTTCTATTGAAACCTAATTTATTATTAAAACATTTGTCCAATCCTGCACCTG ATCCATCGCCGACAGAATTGATAACACAGTTTCTTTCGATAGCCCCCGAAAATCAAAGCCAAAATGAGCTCAATTCGCCCGAGGCTGatagtatgaataaaaacgaaGGCTTAAAATACAGCAAGAAGCAGCTGGCACTGAAGATTCTGGCCCTCAAGGTGGCCGCATATTTGCGATGGGATTTGGATGTAATGGAGAAGAATTTGCCGCTGCAGAGACAGATCCAACTGCTAAGTGATCTGTGCAGTGTGACGGCAGGTAAAACAGTCAGTCTACCACTTTCGTTGGTACATGAATGTCCAATCATTGGACCGGAAGGATCCAAACATTCGCTGAACTTCGCGTTGACCTTGTACCACCGGTGGGTACTGAGAGCCCAAGTAATTCGAGGATCTGTTGCGAAAACCAACAAACCGTACACTCACATCACGGGCGTTCCGGATTCTGCATCGTACTCGATGAGGGATGATTCGTTTATTAATTCCCTCGAGCCTTTCACCAATATTAGTATTGATTTTCTGAACCAGGTGATTGTTGATCCCGATCCGTTCCGAATTCTAACGTACGATTCGTTTGTTGCCCTTGATGCTCATACGGAGTGTCTCCAACAGCGATTCGATACCGCTATTGCGATATCGAAGGCTGAGCTGAAAGCGCAAATCTGCTTCGATCTTTGTTTGTACTATTTGTATGTTCAGAAGTACGAGCTGGCCAAGCAGAATATATTGCTAAGCAAAGACAACTTCTATCAAATGAAGCAGGAATATAGCAGAGGGTTGTCGAGGACATATCTGTTCTGTAGTGTTGACGAAGAGCAACTTCATGGTTATCTTTTGGCATGTGGCGTTACCGGGGAACCCGAAGGATTACTCCAACGGCTGAATGAATCCGTTGTCAATCACTATTCCGAGGTGATTTCCATCCTGAAAGAGGATAACATTAGAAGAGAAATTCCAATGACGCAAAGAAAGATTCTGGAATTGAACGTTGAAGGTTTTGTTTCGATGGGAAGTCCCGAGGCTAGTACTAATGATCAGAAGGAGCTGGAGCTTTCTGTTGTCGCGCTGAACGTAATCCGACACGTTTTAGATGGCGATGACATTCTCGGTTGCAATGTAGCTCTGCAGAAGTATAAGCAGCAGCAGCTGAAACTCGTAGAGCTAATGCTGATGTACGTTGATGAGCAATTTGAAGAATTTGGTTTATCGGATCGAGAGTTACTGAAAAAGTATTTCATACAGACGATTAGTTTTTCCTGCAACTCGGATGGGGTGGAAAGTTTGATTAAAGTCTATCACAAACTGATTAGCATCCAAGAGTTTGAAGATTTGAAGAAGCAAAAGACGAAAGACGACGTCCAATTTACCGGGATTGGAATCATGGCTGATTGGAGTGTGAATGACTCCAAGG TACCGAGTCTGGAAGTTGGAACATATGAACGACAGCTGATCACATGTACGCACGCAAGCGGTGTCCGCAAGATGCTCGTGAAACTTGCTGGAATGAATCCAACAAAGCCGCTCTGGAAAATCAATCCCAGTTGGTCTATTCCTTCGCCGATGAAACAAATCCTAATGTCGCTCCAACGAGGATTTTTCCAAGATTTTGCTTACATCCTAGTGGGAAAATCCCGCGAACTGGCCGCCAGGAAAGACTATTCCGCAGCAATAGCTCTACTTACCTGTTTGAAAAGTGAAACAGCACGGACTGATTTGTCTGGCAATCCGCTGGTGTTGAAGCTGGGTAAAATGGCCGCTTGGGAGGGGTTACTCATTCAGATACAACAGATACTGGAGGAGTGGCCGAAAAAACCAACCGACCAGATCCAACTGGTGCGCAATTGTAAGCAATGTTTGAACGCCAGCACCAACAATGATGTAGCGCCTCGTGCGAAGATTTTAGAACACTGTGCTGCAATTCTGCTGAATCTGAACGACTGGAACAGTTTACTGACTCCGGACAAGCGCTTTCCCGCGTTGGAACTCAGTGCATCCGTGGCCCAGGCCTTTTTGGACATAGAGAAGTTCAAGGGGACTAAAAAGAACAGCCGCGACGCGTGGGATTTGATACTGCCGATGTTTATCAACCCGCAAAGCTCACGCCAACGTCATCCAACGGACAACACAGGTATGTTGCAGTCGTTTTTGGCGAAATTGCGGGATCCGCTGGTGATATCGATTGTGCTCTCACTTTTGACTAAATTGCACAACATTCTGAAGGATGAAACTAATTTGGATCTTAACGCCGAATACATGTTTTTATGGCCAGCCAACGTGAACAA CCCCGCGATTTATAGCATAAAAATGGTCGATGAAACGCTGAACAATCTGTTGCAACAATCACTCAAATACTATTCAAACAACATTCCGTGGATCAAGCTGAAGGGTGACATTGAGTATTCGAatggcaatcacgaagcggcaATGCATTACTATGTGACGGCGTTGGTTTCCGGATCGGAGTACTGCACCATCCATTTGCAGCGACCGCTTATGGACGATTTTATTATTCGACGCATGATCAAGTGTAGCTCGACTTTGGGCTGTTTCATGCAGGCCGCTGTATTGTGCCAGTTTTTGGATGAGACTGACTATGGACTAGCGTTCAAGAATGTCGGTGAGAAGACAGCCAGTTTTTCCGATGCTATGGACTCATACTACGGTTGCATATGGGATCCAACGTTGCTGGAGTTTATCGTTAATTGGCATTTGAAGAAAGGCGAACATAAGCGTAGGCTTCAGGCG ATATCCTATCTTGGCCAACTGGAACTGAACGCAAACAACAATGAAGAAATCAAACGAGAGGCTGCGGCTATTCGGAAGGCCCGATTCCTACGTTCCCTAGCGAAGCAGTACATGTTATAA